In Asterias amurensis chromosome 4, ASM3211899v1, one genomic interval encodes:
- the LOC139936206 gene encoding homeobox protein HB1-like: MTLEFLVPQPHQEDTMYRHPSPSQSYSTYSFNQTPTTTQYQIDFPAGNSFQTTGTITESQQGQPPTTNPWATAGFPMSGVPSDWATSSGGSGVVDPYQGSAAFPGSQAAVGPTGSQYSEDIDFYQGFAQTTPGVGSVNTALHRPTMRSPYHHDWMRSTSYRINPQTGKTRTKDKYRVVYSDHQRLELEKEFHYSRYITIRRKAELAVSLGLSERQVKIWFQNRRAKERKHNKKRVALEGATDQKELETSSDEKIDGRLVEIKEEKGLDRVELLDPLCRGEMTPSVESTTPEVLEIGTRSQPDFSVHPPLHGTGACQLQPAHVAVSASLFHPMQPLHMK; the protein is encoded by the exons ATGACTTTAGAGTTCTTAGTGCCCCAGCCTCACCAAGAAGACACGATGTACCGACATCCCAGCCCATCTCAAAGCTACTCTACGTACAGCTTTAACCAAACTCCGACAACGACCCAATACCAGATTGATTTCCCGGCGGGGAATTCGTTCCAGACAACGGGGACAATCACAGAGAGCCAGCAGGGGCAGCCGCCGACCACGAACCCCTGGGCTACGGCAGGGTTCCCGATGTCAGGGGTACCCTCGGACTGGGCTACCTCCTCTGGGGGATCTGGCGTAGTAGACCCCTACCAGGGAAGCGCTGCTTTCCCCGGCAGTCAGGCAGCGGTGGGACCCACGGGATCCCAATACTCCGAGGACATTGATTTCTACCAGGGATTCGCGCAAACTACGCCGGGTGTGGGAAGCGTCAACACGGCACTACATCGGCCGACGATGCGCTCGCCCTACCATCACGATTGGATGAGGTCGACTTCGTATCGAATCAATCCGCAAACAG GTAAAACCCGTACAAAGGATAAATATCGGGTGGTGTACTCTGATCACCAAAGGTTGGAACTTGAGAAGGAGTTTCATTACAGTCGGTACATCACTATCAGACGCAAGGCTGAGCTGGCTGTCTCGCTTGGACTATCAGAACGACAG GTTAAAATCTGGTTCCAGAACCGGCGAGCCAAGGAACGCAAACACAACAAGAAGAGGGTCGCTTTGGAGGGAGCAACGGACCAAAAGGAACTCGAAACATCATCCGATGAGAAAATAGACGGGAGACTAGTCGAGATCAAGGAAGAAAAGGGATTAGACCGAGTCGAGTTACTAGACCCGTTATGCAGGGGAGAAATGACGCCGTCGGTGGAATCAACCACGCCGGAGGTACTGGAAATCGGAACGCGAAGCCAGCCGGATTTCAGCGTGCATCCGCCGCTTCACGGTACCGGGGCCTGTCAGCTTCAGCCGGCCCACGTTGCTGTGTCTGCCTCGCTGTTTCACCCCATGCAACCGCTGCATATGAAGTAG